A genome region from Lucilia cuprina isolate Lc7/37 chromosome 3, ASM2204524v1, whole genome shotgun sequence includes the following:
- the LOC111687593 gene encoding uncharacterized protein LOC111687593, producing MPKPQFPMHDYHLHKSLRTCVTAVGLSMASGLAYYFLHHLPLKAKYKNFYSNYDPMASFNRMMAGGYLSSCPAASKSSNEKDKKK from the exons ATGCCCAAACCCCAGTTTCCTATGCATGACTATCATTTGCATAAATCGTTGAGAACTTGTGTTACCGCAGTTGGATTGTCAATGGCTTCTGGATTAGCGTACTATTTTCTGCACCATTTACCATTAAaagctaaatataaaaatttctattc CAATTATGATCCAATGGCTTCATTTAATCGCATGATGGCAGGAGGATATTTAAGTTCTTGTCCAGCAGCTAGCAAGAGTAGTAATGAGAAGGATAAAAAGAAATAG